Proteins encoded in a region of the Planococcus shixiaomingii genome:
- a CDS encoding hemolysin family protein yields the protein MDSILIVNLFLVVLLIALTALFVGSEFSIIKVRMSRIDQLISEGHKGAIRTKKIIDNLDYYLSACQLGITVTALGLGWLGEPTVERMLHPLFEHLDVGETTASIFSVAIAFTLITYIHVVIGELAPKTLAIQYAENMALFFSRPLLIFGVVMGPFIWLMNGSARVFLRMFGIEPAGHEQAHSEEELKIIMTHSYQSGEINQTELSYMQNIFSFDERTAKDIMLPRTQMETISLEMDHDDLMEIVRDNQFTRFPVTENGDKDDIIGFINIKEMLTNYTYKQDLKESTIVHDIPFVHELAPIQDVLRKMQKERVHMAIVIDEYGGTAGVITMEDILEEIVGEIRDEFDDNEQEDIKAIDADNYLLNGRFLLSDLEERFAITFDDSEDVDTIGGWIQLKNTDIQEGGSVSLPNHTVTVKEMENHQIISVLLTKLPEQDETEKDIPNLEV from the coding sequence TTGGACAGTATACTTATAGTGAATTTATTTTTGGTCGTTTTGCTGATTGCTTTAACGGCTTTATTTGTCGGCTCGGAATTCTCCATCATCAAAGTGAGAATGTCCCGAATCGACCAGCTCATTTCAGAAGGCCACAAGGGAGCAATACGAACCAAAAAAATCATTGATAACTTGGATTACTATTTATCAGCGTGTCAGCTTGGTATTACCGTAACAGCACTCGGACTAGGGTGGCTCGGGGAACCGACGGTGGAACGGATGCTGCATCCGCTCTTTGAACATTTGGACGTCGGGGAAACAACAGCATCTATTTTTTCAGTAGCTATCGCTTTCACGCTGATTACATATATCCATGTAGTCATCGGGGAATTGGCGCCTAAAACATTGGCGATTCAATATGCTGAAAACATGGCATTGTTTTTCTCTCGTCCCTTGCTCATTTTCGGTGTTGTAATGGGTCCGTTTATTTGGTTGATGAACGGCTCAGCACGGGTCTTTCTTCGGATGTTCGGCATTGAGCCGGCGGGGCATGAACAAGCCCACTCCGAAGAAGAATTGAAAATCATTATGACGCACAGTTATCAAAGCGGTGAAATCAACCAAACCGAGCTGTCCTATATGCAAAACATTTTTTCTTTTGATGAACGCACGGCAAAAGACATTATGCTGCCGCGTACACAGATGGAAACCATTTCGCTTGAGATGGATCACGACGATTTGATGGAAATTGTACGGGACAATCAATTTACACGGTTCCCTGTTACCGAAAACGGTGATAAAGATGACATCATTGGATTCATCAACATAAAAGAAATGCTTACGAACTACACGTATAAACAGGACTTAAAAGAAAGCACAATTGTACATGATATACCTTTTGTCCATGAGCTAGCTCCTATTCAAGACGTTTTGCGCAAGATGCAGAAAGAACGGGTTCATATGGCTATAGTCATCGATGAATACGGCGGAACTGCAGGCGTCATTACGATGGAAGATATTTTGGAGGAAATCGTTGGAGAAATTCGCGACGAATTTGATGATAATGAACAAGAAGACATTAAAGCGATTGATGCCGACAATTATTTGTTGAACGGCCGATTCCTGCTTTCCGACCTGGAAGAACGTTTCGCTATAACATTCGATGACAGCGAAGACGTTGACACCATCGGCGGTTGGATTCAGCTGAAAAATACCGATATTCAAGAAGGCGGTTCTGTCTCTTTGCCAAACCACACTGTAACCGTCAAAGAAATGGAAAATCACCAAATCATTTCGGTATTATTGACGAAACTTCCTGAACAGGATGAAACAGAAAAAGACATTCCAAATTTAGAAGTATAA
- a CDS encoding SDR family NAD(P)-dependent oxidoreductase: protein MEVYIVTGASQGIGLALCRQLIEAGQFVIGIARSADEQWSGAHFLSFDLTDLPKIQGLMGDIAGLLPKNVQSVTLINNAGTVEPIGLAYQNDPADIQASIALNLTAPMILSSAFIAQFRDSEIKKSIVNISSGAGRKVYEGWSAYCAGKAGLDHFSRVLDAETAQVKVVSVAPGIIDTGMQEKIRESDASAFPLIDRFKGYKETGALSTPEETAAQLITLMQRSDFESLNPVLDLRNLPIYDEEKEFPQ from the coding sequence ATGGAAGTGTATATTGTAACCGGCGCTTCTCAAGGTATTGGTTTGGCGCTTTGCCGCCAATTGATTGAAGCGGGGCAATTTGTCATAGGCATTGCCCGTTCAGCTGATGAGCAGTGGTCGGGAGCACATTTTCTCTCGTTCGACTTAACCGATTTGCCCAAAATTCAAGGATTAATGGGAGACATTGCAGGCTTGCTTCCAAAAAACGTACAAAGCGTTACGCTGATCAACAATGCAGGAACTGTCGAGCCGATCGGCCTCGCTTATCAGAATGATCCGGCTGACATTCAAGCGAGCATCGCGCTGAATTTAACAGCGCCGATGATATTAAGTTCTGCTTTTATTGCGCAGTTTAGAGATTCCGAAATTAAAAAATCGATCGTCAATATTTCATCGGGAGCCGGGCGGAAAGTATATGAGGGATGGAGTGCCTATTGTGCAGGAAAAGCAGGGCTTGACCATTTCAGTCGGGTTCTTGATGCGGAAACTGCCCAAGTTAAAGTGGTATCAGTAGCTCCTGGCATAATCGATACCGGCATGCAAGAAAAGATACGGGAAAGCGATGCAAGCGCTTTTCCGTTGATTGACCGGTTCAAGGGCTATAAAGAAACTGGTGCACTGAGCACACCGGAAGAAACGGCAGCACAGCTCATCACTTTAATGCAGCGCTCTGATTTTGAGTCGCTAAATCCGGTTTTGGACCTTCGGAACTTGCCAATTTATGATGAAGAAAAGGAGTTTCCTCAATGA
- a CDS encoding carboxypeptidase M32: MEKQFTEHLKKINGYNEAISLLYWDFRTGAPKKGADLRSETIGILSSEVFQLSTSNEFGELISSLESKKDELDSVMRRSVEEARKDYDLSKKVPPEEYKNYVVLQAKAESVWEDAKAASDFSMFQPYLEELVASTKKMIGYWGEKNGSPYNTLLDQYEPGMTTEVLDDVFGKLRDRIVPLVKQIQDSQAKPETDFLFKQFPKDAQREFSNKILEQLGYDFEAGRLDETVHPFMIGINRHDVRITTKYDEKDFRTAVFGTIHECGHALYEQNFGEELSGMPVEDGASMGIHESQSLFFENFVGRNELFWKNNYELLKTHAPEQFSGVELDDYYRAINESKPSLIRIEADELTYALHIMIRYELEKGLFNGDLQVSDLPKLWNEKYEEYLGIRPANDAEGVLQDVHWAGASFGYFPSYALGYIYAAQLKNAMMKDVPNFDELLEAGQVAPIREWLTKHVHQHGAMKKPLEILQDATGEGLNAEHLASYLEDKYTRIYQL; encoded by the coding sequence ATGGAAAAACAATTTACAGAACATCTGAAGAAAATCAACGGCTACAACGAAGCGATTTCATTGCTGTATTGGGATTTTCGCACAGGGGCGCCGAAAAAAGGCGCCGATTTGCGTTCTGAAACTATCGGCATTTTATCATCTGAAGTGTTTCAATTATCGACATCAAATGAGTTTGGCGAGCTGATTTCAAGTCTGGAATCGAAAAAAGACGAGCTAGATTCCGTGATGCGCCGTTCGGTGGAAGAAGCGCGGAAAGATTATGATTTAAGCAAAAAAGTTCCGCCCGAAGAATACAAAAACTATGTCGTTTTGCAGGCCAAAGCTGAATCGGTCTGGGAAGATGCCAAAGCAGCATCTGATTTTTCGATGTTCCAGCCCTATTTGGAAGAGTTGGTGGCCAGCACGAAGAAAATGATCGGTTACTGGGGCGAGAAAAACGGCAGTCCCTACAACACGTTGCTCGACCAATATGAACCCGGCATGACGACGGAAGTGCTGGACGATGTATTTGGCAAACTGCGTGACCGCATCGTGCCGCTGGTCAAACAAATACAGGACTCACAGGCTAAACCCGAAACTGATTTTTTGTTCAAGCAATTTCCAAAAGATGCACAGCGTGAGTTCAGCAACAAAATTTTGGAACAGCTGGGCTATGATTTTGAAGCGGGTCGTCTGGATGAGACAGTTCATCCGTTCATGATCGGCATCAACCGGCACGATGTCCGAATCACGACAAAATACGATGAAAAAGATTTTCGGACAGCGGTTTTCGGTACGATCCATGAATGCGGACATGCGCTGTATGAGCAGAATTTTGGCGAAGAACTGTCGGGCATGCCGGTCGAGGATGGCGCTTCGATGGGAATCCATGAATCGCAATCGTTGTTTTTCGAAAACTTTGTCGGCCGCAATGAATTGTTCTGGAAGAACAACTACGAGTTGTTAAAAACCCATGCGCCCGAACAGTTTAGCGGAGTGGAGCTGGATGATTACTACCGCGCAATCAACGAATCCAAACCATCGTTGATTCGCATCGAAGCGGATGAATTGACCTATGCACTTCATATCATGATCCGCTATGAACTGGAAAAAGGGCTGTTCAACGGTGATTTGCAAGTGAGCGACTTGCCGAAGCTGTGGAACGAAAAATACGAAGAGTACTTGGGCATCCGCCCGGCGAACGACGCAGAAGGTGTGTTGCAGGATGTCCATTGGGCGGGCGCAAGCTTCGGTTATTTCCCGTCTTATGCGCTTGGTTATATTTATGCTGCCCAATTGAAAAACGCCATGATGAAAGACGTACCGAATTTCGATGAGCTTTTGGAAGCCGGGCAAGTGGCTCCAATCCGCGAGTGGCTGACTAAACATGTCCATCAGCACGGCGCCATGAAAAAGCCGCTTGAAATTTTACAGGATGCCACGGGCGAAGGCTTGAATGCTGAGCATTTGGCTTCTTATTTGGAAGACAAGTATACAAGAATTTATCAGTTGTAA
- a CDS encoding sulfurtransferase → MSVFIETTDTENYRWIDARFELGKPEQGRNLYEQEHVAGAVFWDLEKDLSDMEIEGGRHPMPSKDQLTRLVRSSGLTSEDRVVIYDQGGSPFAARAWWLLKYAGFEQVFISKHGFSALKNKGIAVSAAVPEYEPTFAELQFDDSLYADRNYVKSIIAGKELGILIDARSAERYAGINEPLDKVAGRIPGARNFDWAQLVHNQEFYEDVDFSEVLQKNEPAVVYCGSGVSAAALYTVLAEKGHHQLRLYTGSFSDWINDEENVVEIDRSEHPEAADEETKAILAHLIQEGYTGEMLMKKFEFEKSQLEKK, encoded by the coding sequence ATGAGCGTTTTTATTGAAACGACAGATACTGAAAATTACCGTTGGATTGATGCAAGGTTTGAACTGGGGAAGCCGGAGCAGGGACGAAATCTTTATGAGCAAGAGCATGTTGCTGGGGCGGTTTTCTGGGATTTGGAGAAGGATTTGTCCGACATGGAAATCGAAGGCGGACGCCATCCGATGCCATCCAAAGACCAATTGACGCGGTTGGTGCGTTCAAGCGGGTTGACATCGGAAGACCGGGTCGTCATTTATGATCAAGGAGGTTCGCCTTTCGCCGCCCGTGCTTGGTGGCTCTTGAAATATGCCGGCTTTGAGCAAGTTTTTATCAGTAAACACGGCTTTTCCGCTTTAAAAAATAAAGGGATTGCGGTTTCTGCCGCTGTTCCTGAATATGAGCCGACTTTTGCGGAACTTCAATTTGATGATTCCCTTTATGCTGACCGCAATTACGTGAAAAGCATTATTGCCGGCAAAGAACTTGGCATCTTGATTGATGCGCGTTCAGCAGAACGCTATGCCGGCATCAACGAACCGCTCGACAAAGTGGCTGGCCGCATACCGGGTGCACGAAATTTTGACTGGGCCCAACTTGTCCATAACCAGGAGTTTTACGAAGATGTTGATTTTAGCGAAGTGCTTCAGAAAAATGAACCGGCTGTCGTTTATTGTGGCAGTGGAGTGTCGGCAGCTGCGTTGTACACTGTACTAGCCGAAAAAGGGCACCATCAGCTGCGTTTGTATACCGGCAGTTTTTCAGACTGGATAAATGATGAAGAGAACGTTGTGGAGATTGACCGTTCAGAGCATCCAGAAGCTGCAGACGAAGAAACAAAAGCAATTTTGGCGCACTTGATCCAAGAAGGTTACACGGGCGAAATGCTGATGAAAAAATTTGAATTTGAAAAATCACAATTAGAGAAAAAATAG
- a CDS encoding SDR family NAD(P)-dependent oxidoreductase has translation MLKSFSLEGKTAIVTGAGKGIGRAIALAVAEAGANVMLVARTEKDLQQVQQEIGNDRTSFCVADITDRKQIQNVVEKTIEQFGKIDVLVNNAGMNIRSSLANATDVEWHKIMDTNAQSVFMFSQEVAKKLNGGGSIINISSVGGERALKTGIIYAASKAAIIQMTKVMAMEWGPSNIRVNAIGPWYFRTPLTEKLLNDQEYLNSILAVTPMKRVGELPEVASPVVFLASDAASYITGQTLFVDGGMTIHGFS, from the coding sequence ATGTTGAAATCATTTAGTTTAGAAGGCAAGACAGCCATCGTTACTGGCGCAGGGAAAGGGATTGGGCGCGCCATTGCGCTTGCGGTAGCTGAAGCGGGAGCGAATGTCATGCTAGTTGCGCGAACGGAAAAGGACCTGCAGCAAGTGCAGCAGGAAATCGGCAACGACCGGACCAGTTTTTGCGTTGCAGACATCACCGACCGCAAACAAATTCAAAACGTCGTTGAAAAAACGATAGAGCAGTTCGGCAAGATCGATGTATTGGTTAATAATGCAGGCATGAATATCCGCTCTTCGCTGGCAAACGCCACAGACGTCGAGTGGCATAAAATTATGGATACGAACGCTCAGAGTGTTTTTATGTTTTCCCAGGAAGTGGCGAAAAAGTTGAACGGCGGAGGTTCGATCATCAATATCAGTTCGGTCGGCGGTGAACGCGCATTGAAAACTGGCATCATTTATGCGGCTTCCAAAGCGGCGATCATCCAAATGACGAAAGTGATGGCGATGGAATGGGGACCGTCCAATATTCGTGTCAACGCCATTGGTCCTTGGTACTTCAGAACGCCGCTGACAGAAAAACTGCTCAACGATCAAGAATACTTGAATTCGATTTTGGCGGTCACGCCAATGAAGCGTGTCGGCGAACTGCCTGAAGTGGCGTCTCCTGTCGTTTTCCTGGCGTCGGATGCAGCGAGCTACATAACGGGGCAGACCTTATTTGTCGACGGCGGTATGACGATCCACGGTTTTTCCTAA
- a CDS encoding amidohydrolase, translating to MKVLWHGGLIYTMSAESETVQAVLVEEGKISKLGTYDQLKNEADREVDLKGKVVYPGFVDSHMHMIGHGEKLLRVDLSKIESAEEMKERLHQATANIINNDWFIGEGWNENNFPDRKIFHRQELDEITEAPMLLKRICRHAILANSSALALAGITKDTPDPEGGVIVRDNDGEPTGYLLDAAQDMVFAKVPEVSVAYLTRALEMSVDNLLSLGLTGAHTEDMGYYGDYSRPLQAFKNVIKENRKFRANLLRAHSEFEKMMAGAEYGEPFIDPGAMKIFADGALGGRTALLSKPYNDDPSTSGVAIHGDLELKELVAMARKYGEAIAIHVIGDLGLEKALDAIEAHPVPEGKRDRLIHTVIVRKDLVERMQKLDVILDLQPSFVTSDFPWVVERLGEERMEWAYAWKKLLDSGLILAGGSDAPIEEVDPRLGIYAAVTRRNPYETHEGYLPEEKLSRFEAIQLYTSGSAAAICKEHERGLIKEGYDADFTIFDRDLFDGNEEQLLEAQVEMTVVAGDIMFQKAGAVMN from the coding sequence ATGAAAGTGTTATGGCACGGAGGCCTTATTTATACCATGTCTGCTGAAAGCGAGACCGTTCAAGCGGTTTTAGTCGAAGAGGGCAAGATATCAAAGCTCGGTACATATGACCAATTAAAAAATGAAGCAGACCGGGAAGTGGATTTGAAAGGCAAAGTAGTCTACCCAGGTTTTGTGGATAGCCATATGCACATGATCGGGCACGGCGAGAAGTTGCTGCGCGTGGATTTGTCGAAAATTGAATCTGCAGAAGAAATGAAAGAGCGGTTGCATCAAGCTACAGCAAATATCATAAATAACGACTGGTTTATCGGGGAAGGCTGGAACGAAAATAATTTTCCCGACCGAAAAATCTTTCACCGGCAAGAATTGGACGAAATTACAGAAGCGCCAATGCTGCTGAAACGAATCTGCAGGCACGCAATTCTTGCGAACTCCAGTGCACTGGCACTGGCTGGCATCACAAAAGACACACCTGATCCGGAAGGCGGGGTCATTGTGCGTGATAACGACGGCGAACCGACAGGCTATTTGCTGGATGCGGCACAGGACATGGTATTCGCTAAAGTTCCGGAAGTCAGTGTCGCCTATTTGACGCGCGCACTTGAAATGTCGGTGGATAATTTGCTGTCGCTCGGTTTGACCGGCGCCCATACAGAAGACATGGGATACTACGGCGATTATTCCCGCCCGCTGCAAGCATTTAAAAATGTGATTAAAGAAAACCGAAAATTCCGCGCCAATTTATTGCGTGCACACAGCGAATTTGAAAAAATGATGGCTGGCGCCGAATACGGTGAACCCTTTATTGATCCAGGCGCGATGAAAATATTCGCGGACGGGGCGTTGGGAGGCAGAACGGCGCTTCTCAGCAAACCATATAATGATGATCCGTCCACAAGCGGTGTGGCAATCCATGGAGATTTGGAATTAAAAGAACTTGTGGCCATGGCGCGTAAATACGGTGAAGCAATCGCCATTCATGTAATTGGTGATCTTGGCCTGGAAAAAGCGCTAGATGCCATCGAAGCGCATCCTGTACCTGAAGGCAAACGCGATCGCTTGATTCACACGGTGATTGTCCGAAAAGATCTGGTTGAACGCATGCAAAAACTTGATGTCATCCTTGATCTGCAGCCAAGCTTCGTGACTTCCGATTTTCCGTGGGTAGTGGAGCGGCTCGGTGAAGAACGGATGGAATGGGCCTACGCATGGAAAAAGTTGCTGGATAGCGGTTTGATTCTTGCAGGCGGTTCGGATGCGCCGATTGAAGAAGTGGATCCACGCCTTGGCATCTATGCAGCTGTAACGAGAAGAAATCCGTATGAAACACACGAAGGCTATTTGCCGGAAGAAAAACTTTCCCGCTTTGAAGCCATTCAACTTTATACGAGCGGCTCAGCGGCAGCCATCTGCAAGGAACATGAAAGAGGACTCATTAAAGAAGGATATGATGCGGATTTCACCATTTTTGACCGCGACTTGTTTGATGGAAACGAAGAACAGCTTCTGGAAGCACAAGTGGAAATGACTGTGGTCGCTGGCGATATTATGTTCCAAAAAGCTGGCGCGGTGATGAACTGA
- a CDS encoding dynamin family protein: protein MTALEYEKELIDTARLFQIFEENEDTERAAKAELFAKKVLKNNFIIGFAGHFSSGKSSMINALTGETLLPSSPIPTSANIVNVQKADADFAIVNRKNEKPVYFPENYDFEAVKAFCKSGDVTQIEIGHKDSVLPNGITVMDTPGVDSTDDAHRMSTESALHVADMVFYVMDYNHVQSELNFNFTKELQKYTDLYLIVNQIDKHQDRELSFSDFKQSVHESFAAWGVVPKDIFFTSLKDYEFPGNDFAKVKGLVDSSMEGWKGHVGTATSHALQQLKDEHLHFLEEEKIERLHTFEEVLTPEEWEMREDVKKEVAQVSRRMSVLEFADWQKSFEKARKELVENANIMPYELRNALTAYLESVQPNFKVGLLFSGKKTQEERDLREKEVGDRLSVVVASQISNHMKKLMKTSLKDAGLLTDEEALSIDDRKFDVPFSVVEDQIPRGAVLSGDAVLNFANNITSAVQKWFINETDGWKNGQKEKFEALSDDASTEMDMKANQLNQKLLAIRTLEEMDERIEKVKRDFSAILPTQKRVAEEKVEQWQKAFYVSIDDMKKFDPSMLETEIVAAPENKKHEDLERVASFDEKDVLRRALRTSDAIAPIKGFAETAQYLKRKAARLDGQEFTIALFGAFSAGKSSFSNALLGEQVLPVSPNPTTATINRIRPVSEKHPHETADVRLKTAVQLTEDVRNSFHALGVEVTTLEEAFKKASEMPKVEATEQQVHKSFIAAFHKGYPSFKNSLGETIRANRAEFGEYVAQEEKSCFVDEIDFYYDCDLTRSGVTLVDTPGADSINARHTNVAFEYIRNADAILFITYYNHAFARADREFLIQLGRVKDAFEMDKMFFVVNAIDLANSHEEKEAVETYVRNELQRFGIRFPRLYGVSSLQALSDKETSGMPQFEEAFQHFLKDELKGMAVQSLAEEEQKAIDRFRSLIEHTEKNLLRKDERLDELKRLEQQLRILFSASIAKLLEKEALQELDELLYYVNQRVFYRFNDFFKEAFNPSGFAGKSPQQALDTALEEITDMTAFDFQQELRVTNFRLAQFIEKKLAGRFKEDTQKLIAMNPDFSFTPYEPEEAAMLTVDKPFENANYAAVKPYYKNNKSFFEKNDKEKLRDALQALMEPDALRYLDREKVKLGEWAEFWIEQEAEGLRQHILRQAVDQIDSERTLLQEQERLTEWKDRYSNLLGERV, encoded by the coding sequence ATGACAGCTTTAGAATACGAAAAAGAGTTAATTGATACAGCCCGACTATTTCAAATCTTTGAGGAGAACGAAGATACAGAACGGGCTGCCAAGGCGGAACTGTTTGCAAAAAAAGTGTTGAAAAACAATTTCATCATTGGCTTTGCCGGTCATTTTTCTTCCGGAAAATCATCGATGATTAACGCATTGACTGGTGAGACATTATTGCCTTCAAGTCCAATACCGACCAGTGCCAATATCGTCAATGTCCAAAAAGCCGATGCGGATTTTGCTATCGTCAACCGAAAAAATGAAAAGCCGGTTTATTTTCCGGAAAACTATGATTTTGAAGCTGTCAAAGCCTTTTGCAAAAGCGGGGACGTCACTCAAATTGAAATTGGCCATAAAGATTCTGTCCTGCCCAATGGCATTACGGTCATGGATACACCAGGCGTTGATTCAACGGACGATGCCCACCGAATGTCGACCGAATCAGCGCTTCATGTAGCCGATATGGTCTTTTATGTGATGGATTACAACCATGTCCAATCAGAACTGAATTTCAATTTTACAAAAGAACTGCAGAAATACACCGATCTGTACTTGATTGTCAACCAGATCGACAAGCACCAAGACCGCGAACTCAGTTTTTCTGACTTCAAGCAATCGGTCCACGAGTCATTTGCGGCATGGGGTGTCGTGCCAAAAGATATTTTCTTCACCTCCCTAAAAGACTACGAATTTCCGGGCAATGATTTTGCAAAAGTGAAAGGGTTGGTCGATTCTTCAATGGAAGGCTGGAAAGGACACGTTGGTACAGCCACAAGCCATGCGCTGCAGCAATTAAAGGACGAGCATTTGCATTTCTTGGAAGAAGAAAAAATCGAACGGCTCCATACTTTTGAAGAAGTGCTGACACCGGAAGAGTGGGAAATGCGGGAAGATGTGAAAAAAGAAGTCGCCCAAGTGTCAAGGCGCATGTCGGTGCTGGAGTTTGCTGACTGGCAAAAGAGTTTCGAGAAAGCAAGGAAAGAACTGGTGGAAAACGCCAATATCATGCCGTACGAACTGCGAAATGCCTTAACCGCTTATTTGGAATCGGTGCAGCCGAACTTCAAAGTGGGGTTGTTGTTCAGTGGGAAAAAGACACAGGAAGAACGCGATTTGAGGGAAAAAGAAGTGGGAGACCGCTTATCGGTTGTTGTTGCTTCCCAAATTTCAAACCACATGAAAAAGTTGATGAAAACATCTTTGAAAGATGCGGGTTTGTTGACGGATGAAGAAGCGCTTTCCATTGATGACCGGAAATTTGATGTGCCGTTTTCCGTAGTCGAAGACCAGATTCCACGGGGAGCTGTGTTATCGGGTGATGCCGTGTTGAACTTTGCCAACAACATTACTTCGGCTGTCCAGAAATGGTTCATAAACGAAACGGATGGCTGGAAAAATGGCCAAAAAGAAAAATTCGAAGCGCTATCGGATGATGCCAGCACAGAAATGGACATGAAAGCGAATCAGTTAAACCAAAAACTGCTGGCAATCCGAACATTAGAAGAAATGGATGAGCGCATAGAAAAAGTGAAACGCGACTTTTCGGCGATATTGCCGACCCAAAAACGGGTGGCCGAAGAAAAAGTAGAGCAATGGCAAAAGGCTTTTTATGTTTCAATTGATGACATGAAAAAATTCGACCCTTCCATGCTGGAAACGGAAATTGTTGCTGCGCCCGAAAATAAGAAGCACGAAGATCTTGAAAGAGTGGCGTCATTTGATGAAAAGGACGTATTGCGCCGAGCTCTTCGCACTTCCGATGCGATAGCGCCTATCAAAGGCTTTGCAGAAACCGCTCAGTACTTGAAGCGTAAAGCGGCGAGGCTTGATGGCCAGGAATTTACGATTGCCTTGTTCGGAGCATTCAGTGCCGGGAAATCATCGTTTTCTAACGCATTGCTTGGCGAACAGGTGCTGCCGGTTTCGCCAAATCCGACAACGGCTACCATTAACCGGATCCGCCCAGTATCCGAAAAGCATCCGCACGAAACTGCAGATGTGCGTTTGAAAACCGCGGTGCAGTTGACGGAAGATGTCCGGAATTCTTTCCACGCACTTGGAGTTGAAGTTACGACGCTGGAAGAAGCATTCAAGAAAGCATCGGAAATGCCGAAAGTTGAAGCAACCGAACAGCAAGTGCATAAATCGTTTATCGCGGCATTTCATAAAGGTTATCCGTCATTCAAGAATAGCCTGGGGGAAACTATCCGCGCCAACCGGGCAGAATTCGGCGAGTATGTAGCTCAGGAAGAAAAAAGCTGTTTTGTAGACGAAATCGATTTTTATTATGATTGCGATTTGACGCGCAGCGGTGTAACACTTGTGGATACCCCTGGAGCAGATTCGATTAACGCCCGGCACACCAATGTGGCTTTCGAATATATCCGTAACGCCGATGCCATTTTGTTCATCACATATTACAACCATGCATTCGCGCGTGCCGACCGCGAATTTCTTATTCAGCTGGGCCGGGTCAAAGATGCTTTTGAAATGGACAAGATGTTCTTTGTTGTCAACGCCATCGACTTGGCAAACAGCCATGAAGAAAAAGAAGCGGTGGAAACCTATGTACGCAACGAATTGCAGCGGTTCGGCATCCGGTTCCCGCGGCTTTACGGCGTTTCCAGCCTGCAGGCGTTATCGGACAAGGAAACGTCCGGTATGCCACAGTTTGAAGAAGCGTTCCAGCACTTTCTGAAAGATGAACTAAAAGGCATGGCGGTCCAGTCCCTGGCGGAAGAAGAGCAAAAAGCGATTGATCGCTTCCGGAGTTTGATCGAACATACCGAAAAAAACCTTTTGCGAAAAGATGAACGGCTGGACGAATTAAAGCGGCTTGAGCAACAATTGCGCATCTTGTTCAGCGCTTCGATTGCCAAACTGCTTGAAAAAGAAGCACTGCAAGAATTGGATGAACTTCTTTATTACGTCAATCAACGGGTATTTTACCGATTCAATGATTTCTTCAAAGAAGCGTTCAACCCATCGGGATTTGCCGGCAAATCTCCCCAGCAGGCACTTGACACGGCGCTTGAGGAAATTACGGACATGACGGCTTTTGATTTTCAACAAGAACTGCGTGTCACCAATTTCCGGCTGGCGCAGTTTATTGAAAAGAAATTGGCAGGACGGTTCAAAGAAGATACCCAAAAATTGATCGCCATGAATCCGGATTTTTCTTTCACACCGTACGAACCGGAAGAAGCGGCCATGCTAACGGTAGATAAACCGTTTGAAAATGCAAACTACGCGGCAGTAAAGCCGTATTATAAAAATAACAAAAGCTTTTTCGAGAAAAACGATAAAGAAAAGCTCCGGGATGCTTTGCAAGCTTTAATGGAACCGGATGCCTTGCGATATTTGGACCGAGAAAAAGTGAAACTTGGCGAATGGGCGGAATTTTGGATCGAACAGGAAGCGGAAGGGTTGCGCCAGCATATTTTACGCCAAGCGGTCGACCAAATCGATTCAGAGCGGACGCTTCTCCAAGAACAAGAAAGATTGACAGAATGGAAAGATCGGTACTCAAATTTGCTTGGCGAAAGGGTGTAA